The following coding sequences lie in one Phalacrocorax carbo chromosome 3, bPhaCar2.1, whole genome shotgun sequence genomic window:
- the LTV1 gene encoding protein LTV1 homolog, whose amino-acid sequence MPHKKKKPFIEKKKAVTFHLVHRSQRDPLAADDTAPQRVLLPTQKGHEEQRREEQRKYGVFFDDDYDYLQHLKEASGPSELVPSVHGQQSRIVVTSEGHIEDEIQRVPAPSIKLPSSVFATEFEEDVGLLNKAAPVSGPRLDFDPDIVAALDDDFDFDNPDNILEDDFVLQANELQKGGSDAEDEDEWEDVEDDSDEKDSCSNDKDYDSEGPLSDDGLNGQTKEFLFMQEETRSRFTEYSMTSSVIRRNEQLTLLDDRFEKFFEQFDEDEIGALDNVELEGYINTDNARLQEVLNDYYKEKAKNCVKLDALEPCEDIDSPVNEESEEEKEEIVAVVIEEPKEKWDCESILSTYSNLYNHPTLIKEPSKPKPIKVSQKTGIPLYVLPQKGLTAKQIERMQMINGSDLPKASTQPRPKDESKEDRKARKQAIKEERKERRMEKKANKLAFKLEKTRQEKELLNLKQNVQGLKLS is encoded by the exons ATG CctcacaagaagaaaaagcccttcatagagaagaagaaagcagtaaCGTTTCACTTAGTGCACAGAAGTCAGAGGGATCCGCTTGCTGCTGATGATACTGCACCCCAGAGAGTTCTGCTGCCTACACAGAAA GGGCATGAGGAGcaaaggagggaagagcagcGGAAGTATGGAGTCTTCTTTGATGATGACTATGACTATTTGCAGCATCTAAAAGAAGCTTCTGGTCCTTCTGAGCTTGTTCCTTCTGTGCATGGACAGCAAAGCAGAATTGTTGTCACAAGTGAGGGCCACATAGAAGATGAAATTCAGCGGGTTCCA gCTCCATCTATTAAGTTGCCTTCCTCAGTATTTGCCACAGAGTTTGAAGAGGATGTGGGCTTGTTAAATAAAGCTGCTCCTGTTTCAG GGCCACGGCTAGATTTTGACCCTGACATTGTTGCAGCTCTTGATGACGATTTTGACTTTGACAATCCAGACAATATCCTGGAAGATGATTTTGTTCTACAAGCAAATGAACTGCAGAAGGG GGGATCAGATGCTGAGGATGAAGATGAATGGGAAGATGTGGAAGACGATAGTGATGAAAAGGATAGTTGTAGTAATGATAAAGACTATGATTCAGAAGGTCCTTTATCAGATGATGGGCTGAATGGACAGAcaaaagaatttctttttatgcaAGAAGAAACCAGGAGTCGTTTCACGGAATATTCCATGACATCTTCAGTAATAAGAAGGAATGAGCAGTTAACCCTGTTGGATGACAGATTTGAGAAG ttttttgaACAATTTGATGAGGATGAAATTGGAGCCTTGGATAATGTGGAGTTAGAAGGCTATATTAATACGGACAATGCTCGGTTGCAGGAAGTCCTGAATGATTACTataaagagaaagcaaagaa TTGTGTGAAATTGGATGCTCTTGAACCCTGTGAAGATATAGACTCTCCTGTGAATGAAGaaagtgaggaagaaaaggaagaaatagtaGCTGTAGTTATTGAAGAACCAAAAGAAAAGTGGGATTGCGAATCCATTTTGA GTACATATTCAAACTTATATAATCACCCAACACTTATTAAGGAGCCATCAAAG CCCAAACCAATAAAAGTTTCCCAGAAGACCGGAATTCCCCTATACGTCTTGCCTCAGAAAGGTCTTACCGCTAAGCAGATTGAACGCATGCAAATGATTAATGGCAGTGACCTGCCAAAAGCATCGACACAGCCCCGTCCCAAAGATGAGAGCAAAGAGGATCGCAAAGCTAGAAAACAGGCAATAAAAGAAGAGCGAAAG GAACGCAGAATGGAGAAGAAAGCCAACAAGCTAGCCTTCAAATTGGAGAAAACAAGGCAAGAAAAAGAGTTGCTcaatctgaaacaaaatgttcaaGGACTGAAGCTGTCTTGA